The Helianthus annuus cultivar XRQ/B chromosome 16, HanXRQr2.0-SUNRISE, whole genome shotgun sequence genome includes a window with the following:
- the LOC110917375 gene encoding F-box protein At4g00755: METQIDFLQRLKPVTALKILAYLDDSADFIRASAVSRHWQNIVVSNGLSKQLCITRFPQLASITRVDEVSHDNSELSHNSVESEHRAYASLFRALKTFPQTFCIADPVSASSTDNYPQESIMHTLDPTDKIQHRSLYWSSTGSDDPETPETLIYKLTANLCVITEINLHPFQAYFQSDLPIYSSKSVRFRMGHPKSLNGLDHNFMEAQECADDKFIWTYTSPILPMAQENRLQKFKLPEPVVCIGGFLQIELLGRVQEQALDGKYYICLAHVQAIGRQLSPAFSVEFSEPSSGVSLKYDAVEFGLAMRNDSSGRDSSLSTSLLPVQPPS; the protein is encoded by the exons ATGGAGACTCAGATCGATTTCTTGCAACGGCTTAAACCTGTCACGGCACTCAAAATACTTGCATATCTTGATGACTCAGCGGACTTCATTCGTGCATCTGCTGTTTCTCGACACTGGCAAAATATTG TGGTCTCCAATGGACTTAGCAAGCAGCTCTGCATAACAAGATTCCCTCAGCTTGCCAGCATTACTCGAGTAGACGAAGTGAGTCACGACAACTCGGAACTGAGTCACAACTCAGTGGAGAGCGAGCACCGAGCCTACGCTTCTCTTTTCCGGGCCCTCAAAACATTCCCACAAACTTTTTGCATTGCTGATCCTGTGAGTGCATCCAGCACCGATAACTACCCACAAGAAAGCATCATGCATACTCTAGACCCAACAGACAAAATCCAGCATCGGTCCTTGTATTGGTCAAGTACAGGAAGTGATGATCCAGAAACACCTGAGACACTGATATATAAGTTAACAGCAAATCTTTGTGTTATAACAGAAATAAACTTGCATCCATTCCAAG CTTATTTTCAGTCGGACTTGCCGATATACTCATCAAAATCTGTGCGATTCCGAATGGGTCATCCGAAATCATTAAACGGGTTAGACCACAATTTCATGGAGGCACAAGAATGTGCAGATGACAAGTTTATTTGGACATATACATCACCGATTCTCCCCATGGCACAG GAAAATCGCTTACAAAAGTTCAAGTTGCCCGAACCTGTAGTCTGCATCGGTGGTTTTTTGCAAATTGAGTTGTTAGGTCGGGTTCAGGAACAAGCACTAGATGGCAAATACTATATATG TCTGGCTCACGTGCAAGCGATAGGGCGCCAATTATCACCTGCATTTAGTGTTGAATTTTCTGAACCTTCCAGTGGTGTATCTCTGAAATATGATGCTGTGGAATTTGGACTTGCAATGAGAAATGATTCGAGTGGACGCGATAGTTCGCTTAGTACAAGTTTACTTCCAGTACAACCTCCTAGCTAG
- the LOC110917376 gene encoding F-box protein At4g00755 translates to MEAQIDFLQWLEPDMALKILTYLDDSADLIRASAVSRYWQNIVVSNGLSKHLCITRFPELASITRVDEVSHDNSEPSHNSAEIEHRAYASLFRALTSFPQTYCIADPVSASSTDNYPEESIINTLDPRDRILHRDSYWSSTGSDDPEAPETLIYNLTASLCVISEIVLHPFQALFQMDFPIYSSKAVRFRMGHPKSRDELDHDFMETQECADDKFIWTYTSPIFPVARENRLQRFKLPEPVVCIGGFLQIQLLGRVQVQAADGKYYICVAHVQAIGRRLSPAFSVEFSEPSNSVSLKYDAVEFGVAMSNVSSGRNNSLSTSLLPVQPPRQLAWGNLQDFMQMVQAHPDGVEYEWVDDDEFEIV, encoded by the exons ATGGAGGCGCAGATCGATTTTTTGCAATGGCTTGAACCCGACATGGCACTCAAGATACTTACGTATCTGGATGACTCAGCTGACCTCATTCGTGCGTCTGCTGTTTCTCGATACTGGCAAAATATCG TGGTCTCTAACGGACTTAGCAAGCACCTCTGCATTACAAGATTTCCTGAGCTTGCTAGCATCACTCGCGTAGACGAAGTGAGTCATGACAACTCGGAACCGAGTCACAACTCGGCGGAGATAGAGCACCGAGCCTATGCTTCTCTTTTCCGGGCCCTGACATCATTCCCGCAAACTTATTGCATTGCCGATCCCGTGAGTGCTTCAAGCACCGATAATTACCCAGAAGAAAGCATCATAAATACGCTAGACCCAAGAGACAGAATCCTGCATCGGGACTCGTATTGGTCAAGTACAGGAAGTGATGATCCAGAAGCACCCGAGACGTTGATATACAACTTAACAGCTAGTCTTTGCGTTATATCAGAAATAGTTTTGCATCCATTTCAAG CTTTATTTCAGATGGATTTCCCAATATACTCATCAAAAGCTGTGCGATTCCGAATGGGGCATCCGAAATCTAGGGATGAGTTAGACCATGATTTCATGGAGACACAAGAATGTGCAGACGACAAGTTTATTTGGACGTATACGTCTCCAATTTTCCCTGTGGCACGG GAAAATCGCTTACAGAGGTTCAAGTTACCCGAGCCCGTAGTCTGCATCGGTGGTTTTTTGCAAATTCAGTTGTTAGGTCGGGTTCAGGTACAAGCAGCAGATGGCAAATACTATATCTG TGTGGCTCACGTGCAGGCGATAGGACGCCGATTATCACCTGCGTTTAGCGTCGAGTTTTCTGAACCGTCGAATAGTGTGTCTCTGAAGTATGATGCTGTGGAATTTGGAGTTGCAATGAGTAATGTTTCCAGTGGACGTAATAATTCGCTTAGTACAAGTTTACTTCCGGTACAACCTCCTCGACAACTAGCTTGGGGCAATTTACAAGACTTTATGCAAATGGTACAAGCGCATCCTGATGGTGTTGAATATGAATgggttgatgatgatgagtttgagATTGTTTGA